From the genome of Neodiprion pinetum isolate iyNeoPine1 chromosome 3, iyNeoPine1.2, whole genome shotgun sequence, one region includes:
- the LOC138190664 gene encoding mucin-2-like, with the protein MENKQQRIPALMTLRLTRPTTITTNTERTPLLQTPGQAPHPHRYGRDGTHRTETRRTLLPTPTTHTQVTKTATTVTHTTTIAPTTAQRHSQTHTTMTTHTITPSGPRQCPKCNGLVRGTKYTEHIQTCTQTNTDTPHPPQTITHPPTVIHTTRTTATHTTTHPPTKKQTPHTTTRPTPTPTPRYTPPPTPTPQWTHTRFARPPQKTEDRILQTFANMDRHTESTQTKQTCKQYTGPPPEIIAIIASLVPASTLHDELRAHKERYMTRRAHERTDTDETEASTSTHQPHTTHQTAPHKTQPHNTPDTDSDTDSTTSTAETVIHIETTHTGTLQTQTTDNDTDSNTDTTSLTDTVEHTQTPQPATHTTRDSKRYKKRKSIRKQKKEQNRKH; encoded by the coding sequence AtggaaaataaacaacaaagAATACCGGCCCTAATGACACTACGACTGACGAGACCGACGACAATAACAACAAACACAGAGAGAACACCACTACTACAAACACCAGGACAGGCCCCACACCCACACAGATACGGACGCGACGGCACACACCGGACAGAGACCCGACGAACTCTACTACCGACACCCACTACACACACACAGGTAACAAAGACCGCCACGACAGTAACACACACAACAACCATTGCACCCACAACCGCACAGAGACACTCACAAACACATACAACGATGACCACACACACAATTACACCCTCCGGACCAAGGCAATGCCCGAAGTGCAACGGGCTGGTCCGGGGCACCAAATACACAGAACACATACAAACATGCACACAAACTAACACAGACACACCACACCCACCACAAACTATCACACACCCACCAACAGTTATCCACACCACACGAACCACGGCCACACACACGACTACACACCCACCTACCAAGAAACAAACACCCCATACAACCACACGCCCCACACCCACACCAACACCACGGTACACACCACCCCCCACACCGACCCCCCAATGGACACACACCAGATTCGCGAGACCACCACAGAAGACAGAGGACAGGATCTTACAGACATTCGCTAACATGGACAGACACACAGAATCGACACAGACAAAACAAACATGCAAACAATACACAGGACCACCCCCCGAGATAATAGCCATAATCGCAAGTTTAGTACCAGCAAGCACCCTACACGACGAATTACGAGCACATAAAGAAAGATACATGACTAGACGCGCACACGAACGCACAGACACTGACGAAACAGAAGCCAGCACCTCAACACACCAACCACACACCACACATCAAACAGCACCACACAAAACACAACCCCACAACACACCAGACACCGACAGCGACACAGATTCCACCACCTCCACCGCAGAGACAGTCATACACATCGAAACCACACACACAGGCACACTACAAACACAAACGACGGACAACGACACAGACAGTAACACCGACACCACCTCACTCACGGACACAGTCGAACATACACAAACACCCCAACCAGCCACACACACCACACGGGACTCAAAACgatacaaaaaacgaaaatcaatacggaaacagaaaaaagaacaaaacaggAAACACTAG